GTAGGATTCGAGTTCCTCCCGGAGTAGCCCGACCGGCTCGTCGGTCCGGGTGGTTTGCTGGAGGTTGATCCCTTCGAGCGTGGCGCTGAGGAACTCCGCCGTCCGGTGAGGGTCGACCGATCTGAACACGCCCGCATCGATCCCAGTTTGGATGATTTCGGCGAGGTAGTCGACCAGATCGGCCGACATCTCGGTAAACTCCTCACGGAACGCTGGGTTCTGGATCGCCTGCGACCGCAGTTCGAGATAGGTGCCGATCCGCTCGCCGGCGTCCGGTGTTCCCTCCGGGGCGGGGTATTCGCCGAGCGAGATGGTGATATAGGCCTTCAGATCGCCGACCGGATCACCCGCGGATTCGATCCGATAGCCACGCTCGAAGTAGTCCCGCATATATTGGACGAACGACAGCAGAATGTCGTCTTTGCCGTCGAAATGGTGGTAGAACGTCGACTTGGTGAGATCCGACTCGTCGGCGATCCGCTGGATCGAGATGCCGGGATAGCCGTGTTTCTGTAGGGCGGCAAACGTCGCCATCATAATCGCCTCGTGGGTGTCGGCCGGCTCGCCGTCGAGCGGAGCCTCGTCACTCATTGGATGCTGGTTATCGATCAGGGAAAATATAGCTTGTTACTGGCCGAAAGAATCCTCATGCGATGTGGGCAGTTTCGGTTAGACAGTCGACTGACGGGTGTCTCACGTCGTTGAACAAGGAGTGTGGTGGCAGCCGACCAGTGGGCTGCCGGGTCGACTCGCGTGAGGTCCGCGAGCACAGCTACCGATGACTATCGATTAGACCGTACCGGGGATCCAAACGCCGGTTGGAATGAGTCCAGCCACGTACAGCAGTCCGATACCGAACGACCAGAGAACGATTGCCATCGCTGGTGGATCGATGTGGGTCCGGCCGTGGGCATAGAAGATTCGCTGGGTGAGTTCACCGAGGATCGCCGCGACGAACCCGAGCCCACCGGCGATAAGCAGCCCAGCGGTGACCGAAAGCCCGGCAAGGGCTGCGTCACCGGAGGCGGTTACCGCGAGGAAGACCGTCGACCCAGCCAGCGTGATGTGGTGGGTAACCGGGAAGTTCTCGACGCCGAGATTCAAGAACAGTAGCGAGGCGGCACTGATACCGAATCCGAGGAACGGACTCCCGGTTCGGAACGCGAGATAGCCGGAGACAAGTCCCGCGACGACACCGATTGCACCGACCTCGGCCCATTTGTACTGCTGGGGAAGCCACGGCTCGGTTGCGAGCCAGTTGTGCTGTGCCGCACCGCCGTTTTCGACTGCTCCACCGTCGGTTGCGACGTCACTACCGGTGGTCGTGTCGCTGACCGTCTCTCCGCGCTCGAACGGACCCATATCCAACAGCCCGCTGCCACTTGTTTTACCGATGAGTGCGTAGCCGAACACCGCACGGTGGACGAACGCGCTGATCACGATACTTACCGGGATCGGGTCGACAGTGATCAGGAGATTTCGAGACAGTTGTTCGATGGCGATACCGAGCATGCCGAAGACACCACCGACAGCCAGCACATCGGGTTTGTTACCGAGGGCAAAACCGATGTCCTTGGCGTTGTGGTAGTCGAAGCCCGACTCCATATAGCCCTTTTTGGCTGCGTAGGCCGCGGCTGCGGCCCCACCCGCAAAGGAGATGTGAGGGCCGAGCACGTGGCCGAAGCCGATCCCGACGAGGTCGACCGAGCCCTCGGGGGCGACGCCGACGATGTTGGCAGCCGCACCGGCAACCACAAGCAGGCCAGTGAGCACGAATGCCGGCAGCGCACCGATGGCTGCACCGAACGCGCCGCCAGCGAACGCGCCGACCCAGATCGACGGTTCGCCGAGGACGCTCGCCACGTCGCCGAACGAGCCGCCGAACGCCTGTAGGGCGAGTTCGGGTGCGAGTTCAGCAGGCATCCACGATCACCGCCTTCGTTCGTCGGGTGGTCGACTGGCTGCTGTCTGTCGTTGCTGTGCTGGATTCGCCGCTACCGTCGCGGAACGCACCACATCGTGGGTCAGACCCTACCGATATCGTGGCTCCGTTGACTGGATTCCGTCTCATGTATTCTCTATCCGCGTCTCGAACGAACGTTCGTTTTATTATTAATGTGTTGGTTTTTCCTGAATGAAGGTCAGTTCGGCAAAGCGCGGTCGAAACCAGCGTGTCGACAATCGAACAGTTCGCCCAGCCGTTGGCCAATTGGTGAGTTCTGCACTGGATCAGCTGTTTGGCTGACCATACCGCCCGTGGCGGCCGGTCAAAAATCAACGCTTATGAGGGGCGGGTTCAAACCTTCGGACGTTACGGAGAACCCGGAATGTCATGGATAGCAATCGGGGCATTGGCGCTCGTCGGTATCGCCATCCCACTCGCGATGATGGCGGTGTCGGCGCTCCTGCGTCCAAGTGTCCCCGAACAAGGCAAGACTACAACCTACGAGAGCGGTGAGATCCCGACCGGCTCGGGGCGCGTCCAGCTTAATATTCAGTATTACATGGTCGCGCTGCTGTTCGTCGTCTTCGATATCGAGACGGTGATGATCTTCCCGTGGGCGGTCATGTACCGCAGCGCACTCGAAGCGGGCGTCCCGCTATCGCAGGCGCTGGCCCCAATGCTGCTGTTCGTTGGGATCCTCGTCATCGGTCTCGTATGGGCGTGGCGCATCGGTGCAGTCGAGTGGACACGGAGTCTGCGTGCCGCCTCGCGAAAGACAGAGAGACAGAACACATGAGTAGCGACAACCAACAACCATTCGTCACCGACGACAGTGCGAACGTAGCAACAGACACCCGCGAGGCACGGCTTGCGGGCCAAGACGACCGATTCAACTCCCGACTGCGGGAGGCGTTCGACTCCTCGCCGTTCATCCTCACCAAGTTCGATAAGTTCATGAACTGGGTGCGTGGCTCCTCGATGTTCATGCTCCAGTTCGGGATCGCCTGCTGCAGCATCGAGATGATGCACACCTATGCGGTCAAACACGATCTTGACCGCTTCGGTGCTGGCGTCCCGCGTGCCTCGCCGCGACAGGCTGACGTAATCATCATCCCCGGGACAATCGTCTCGAAGTTCGCCCCGCGGATGAAACGCGTCTACGACCAGATGCCGGAACCGAAGTTCGTCGTTGGGATGGGCTCCTGTACGATCTCAGGCGGTCCGTTCCAAGAGGGGTACAACGTCGTCAAAGGCGCAGAAGAGGTCATCCCGGTCGACATCCACGTCCCGGGCTGTCCGCCACGCCCTGAAGCGTTGATCTACGGCGTCGCCAAACTGCAGGAGCGAATCGCCAACGGCGAGTCCGCGCCTGTCGTGGTCAAACCCTACGAGTTAGAGCAGTTCGGCGACCTCGAACAGGACGAAATCGTCGACCAGCTCTCGAAGGAAATCGACGTCGACGATCTCGTCATGCGGTACAACTGGGCTGATTCACCATGAGCATGGAATTTCCCGATACGTCAGGCGTTGCCGAACAGACGCCCGAGGAGATCGAAGCGCTGCTCGGCGATCTCGTGATCGGCCGCGACGATCACCTCAACGCCCCCGGCTTCGTCATCAAACCCGACACCGTCGTCGACACACTCAGTCGACTGCGCGACGACGCGGGCTTCGACCACCTCTCGTGTGTCACCGCCCAGGAGTACGAAGATCGGTTCGAATCGATCTACCACCTCACAAAGTTCGGTGACCGAACCCAAGAGGTCTCCATTGTCGTGCCTGCGGACAAGGAAAACCCCGTCAGCCAGTCGGCAAACGAGGTCTTCCGCACCGCAGACTGGCACGAACGCGAAGCCTACGACCTAGTAGGCATCGAGTACGAGGAGCATCCCGACCACCGTCGCATTCTGCTCCCTGAAACGTGGCAGGGCCACCCACTCGGCATGGACTACGATCAGGACCAGCCACAGGTCGTCCCACTGCGAGAACACGCCAACCCGCTGCTCGAAGACCAGAAGGCCGAGGCCGAAAGCGACGGCGACACCGAGACGATGTTCCTCAACATCGGCCCGCACCATCCGGCGACTCACGGTGTCCTGCACATCAAAACCGTCCTCGACGGCGAACAGGTCGTCGACCTCGAACCCGATATCGGCTACCTCCATCGCTGTGAGGAGCAGGTCTGTCAGAACAGCACCTACCGCTACCAGATCATGCCCTACCCCGACCGGTGGGACTACATCTCGGCTGGCCTGCTCAACGAGTGGGCCTACGCGCGCGCCGCGGAGGACATGGCTGATATCGAGGTGCCGGAGTACGCCCAGATCATCCGAACGATGGGCGCAGAACTGTGTCGCATGGCGGCACACTTCCTCGCACTGGGGACGTTCGCCCTCGACATCTACGGCGACTTCACCGCCATCTTCATGTACTCGATCCGCGACCGAGAGCGTGTCCAGAACATTCTGGAAGACCTCACCGGTCAGCGGCTGATGTTCAACTACTTCCGACTCGGTGGCGTCGTCTGGGATCTGCCAGAACCCCGTGAGGAGTTCTTCGAGAACACGCGGGACTTCCTCGACGAACTCCCGACCGCCCTCGAAGAGTACCACGACATGATCACCTCCAACGAGATCCTGCAGATGCGGACCGTTGGAACCGGCGTCCTGCCGAAAGACGTCGCCAAAAGCTACGGCGCGACCGGCCCGGTCGCCCGTGGCTCGGGGATCGACTACGACCTTCGGCGTGACGACCCATACGGCTACTACGACAAACTCGACTGGGACGTTGCGGTCGAAGACGGCTGTGACAACTACAGTCGACTGCTCGTGCGCATGCGTGAGGTCGAAGAGTCGGCCAAGATCGTCGAACAGTGTATCGACCTGCTCGAAGAATGGCCCGAAGACGAGCGCAATATTCAGGCCAACGTTCCACGGACGATCAAGCCCGACGACGACACGGAGATCTACCGGGCTGTCGAAGGTGCGAAAGGCGAGCTCGGGATCTACATGCGTGCGGATGGCACCGAAAAGCCAGCCCGATTCAAGATCCGGAGTCCGTGTTTCTCGAACCTCCAGACACTGCCCGAGATGTCGAACGGCGAGTACGTCCCTGACGCAATCGCCAGCCTCGGTAGCCTCGACATCGTGCTCGGCGAGGTGGATCGGTAATGGTGGGTCCACTACAGAGCGAAGTAGTGCTGCTCCCCGAACGGATCGCCAACCTGCTCGGATTGGGTGGCACACTCGGCGAAGTTGTCGGCGCGCTGATCGGCGCGTTCATCGTCGGCAACATCATGCTCGCGTTCACCGGCGTCGCCGGTCCGTGGGCCAAACGAAAGATTACGGCGGCGTTCACAGACCGGATCGCAGTCAACCGGATTGGGCCATTTGGCTTACTTATCATCGTCGCTGACTCGGTGCGCCTGCTCTCGAAAGAGCTGATTATCCCGGACGGCGCGGACCGACCGTCCTACGATCTCGCACCGATTATTCTGCCTGCCTCTGCACTGCTCGGCTTTTCAGTAATTCCGATGGGCAGTGGGATTCAGCTTGCAGACCCCGAGGCTGGGCTTGCACTGGTGTTCGCCTTCGCCTCAATCGCCTCCATTGCACTGATTATGGGTGGCTACGCATCGAACAACAAGTACTCGCTGATGGGCGGGCTGCGTGCGGTCGCCCAGAATATCGCCTACGAGATTCCGCTGATCGTCACCGCGATGTCGGTCGTCGTCTTCGCTGGCTCGCTGCAGATGAGTACCATCGTCGCCGAACAGACGTCGACGCTCATCTCCCTTGGAGGGATCTCGATTCCGGCGTGGTACGCGTTCGTCAACCCGTTCGCGTTCGTGCTGTTTCTGGTGGCGAACATGGCCGAGATCGGTCGGAACCCCTTCGACATTCCGGAGGCTCCGACCGAGATCGTCGCTGGCTACCAGACCGAGTACTCCTCAGTGTATTTCGTGCTGTTCTACCTCGGGGAGTTCCTCCACGTCTTCCTCGGTGGCGCAATCATGGCGACGATCTTCCTTGGCGGACCGGCCGGGCCGGTCCTGCCGGGCTTCGTTTGGTTCGTCATCAAGATCTGGGCGTTCTTCCTGTTCACCCAGTGGTGCCGCTCGGCGCTGCCCCGCGTTCGTATCGACCAGTTGATCGAAATCGGTTGGAAAGGAATGTTGGTGCTCTCGTTCGCTAACTTGGTGCTCACGGCCATTATCGTGGGAGTGATCGCATAATGATCGGACTACTCAAAGGCATGGCAACGACGATGAAACACGCTCTCGACGGCAAGACGTTTACCGTCGAGTATCCCGAGACCGCACCCGAAGTCAGCCCGCGGTTCCGGGGTGTCCACAAGTTCAGCCAAGAGCGCTGTATCTGGTGTCGACAGTGCGAGAACGTCTGTCCGAACGATACGATTCAGATCGTGATGGACGACCAGCGCAACGGCGAGCAGTACAACCTCCATATCGGCCAGTGCATTTATTGCCGACTCTGTGAGGAAGTCTGTCCCGTCGACGCCATTCTACTGACTCAGAACTTCGAGTTCACGGCCGACACCAAAGACGAGTTCGTCTACAACAAAGAACAGCTCAAGAACGTGCCGTGGTACAAGGGGATCGACCCCCTCAACTCGCGCAACCCAGACCGGGGTGCGTGGATCGGCGAGGGCGACGGCGAAGTCGACTATCAGTAGTCGAATCGTTCTCGAAATCTTCAAAGGGATACCTTAAGCATACACATACAATGGTTTATGAGACAATTGCGTTCGCGCTGTTTGCCCTCATGACAGTGGGCTTCAGCCTGGGTGTCGTCCTTGCCGATGACGTGTTTCACGCGTCGTTGCTGTTGGGCGGGGCCCTGTTGAGCGTCGCGGTACATTACGTACTGCTGCAAGCAGAGTTCCTTGCAGCGATGCAGATCCTCGTCTACGTTGGCGGGGTTCTCATTCTGATTACGTTCGCCGTGATGCTGACGCGAACCGACACAGAGACGGAGGTGAGTAACGTATGACCGACGACAAACCGGGATCGTCACGCAAACCCGGTCTTGCGGCAGTCGCGCTGTTCGGCGTTCTCGCTGCGATAATTTTGAGTTCAGCGAGCGGGTTTGCCCCAGCCACGGGGTTCCCCGCGGGCGAATCAATCGTCCACAACATCGGCTATGCGCTGTTCGATATCGAACTCGGCGAGATCGCCTCGGAAGGCTTCCTCGCCGCGTTCCTGATTATCGCGCTTGCGCTGGATGTCGCACTCGACAGTGCGATCTACCTCGCAAAGCAGGAAGACGAGGGCACGATCATCTCGGCGCTGACCGACGGTGGCCGCGATGTTTCGGGAAACATCGACAACAACCGCGGAGGTGACTCCTGATGGTAGTCGCCATGGAGTACTATCTCCTGTTGTCGTCGGCAATCTTCTGTATCGGTCTGTTCGGCGTGCTGACTCGGCGGAACGCGCTGTACTTCCTGATGTCGGTCGAGCTGATGTTGAACGCAGCCAACATCAACCTGATCGCCTTTTCGTTCTACTGGGGGAACCTCACCGGCCAAACGTTCGCGCTGTTCGCCATCGCGCTGGCGGCCGCGGAGGTCGCAGTCGGTATCGGGATCATCCTGACGCTGTACCGGAACTTCGGAGACGTCGACGTGATGAAAGCCGCAACAATGAGGTGGTAAATAGATGGTATCCGCATCCGCATACGTTCCGGCAATCGTTCTGTTGCCGTTCGTCTCGTTTATCGTCGCACTGTTCGGTGGCAAATACCTCCCCAAGCGGGGGGCCTACGGCGGAATCGCTGCGACCGCGGGAGCGTTCCTGCTGTCGCTGTGGGTTCTCGTCTCGGTCCGCAACGGCGCAGCGTTCCAAGAGACCTACTACACGTGGGCAAGTGGTGTCGGCGGTCAAGCCTGGACCCTCGAGTTCGGCGCGCTGATCGACCCGCTGTCGTCGCTCATGCTCGTCATCGTGGCGCTGATCGCGACGCTCGTCCACGTCTTCAGTCTCGGCTACATGAACGACGAGGGCGAACGCGACCTGCCGCGCTACTACGCCGGACTCGGCCTATTTACGGCCAGTATGCTCGGCTTCGTCATCGCGGACAACCTGCTGATGGCGTTCATGTTCTTCGAGCTCGTGGGGCTGTGTTCGTTCCTGCTGATCGGCTTCCACTTCCGCGAGCCCGGCCCGCCGTCGGCCGCCAAGAAGGCGTTCCTCGTCACCCGCTTCGGTGACTACTTCTTCCTCGTCGGCGTCGTCGCCGTCTTTACGACGTTCGGGACCGCAGCCTTCTCCGGTGCCGAATCGTTCCCGGCACTCGCCGAGGCCGCACTCGCAGGAACCGTCGACGTCTGGACACCCGGCAACCTCGGTGTCATGACATGGTTCACTGTCATTGGCCTGCTCGTCTTGGGCGGGGTCATCGGCAAATCCGCACAGTTCCCACTGCACACGTGGCTGCCTGACGCGATGGAGGGTCCGACCCCCGTCTCGGCACTGATCCACGCGGCGACGATGGTCGCGGCTGGCGTCTATCTCGTTGCCCGGATGTACGGCTTCTACGTGCTGACGCCGACGACAATGGGCATTATCGCCCTCGTCGGGGGATTCACCGCCCTGTTCGCGGCGACGATGGGCGTCGTCAAAAAGGAACTCAAACAGGTACTCGCCTACTCGACGATCTCACAGTACGGCTATATGATGCTCGCCCTCGGGTCGGGCGGCTACGTGGCCGCAGTCTTCCACCTGACCACTCACGCCTTCTTCAAGGCACTGCTGTTCTTGGGTGCTGGCTCGGTCATCATCGCCATGCACCACAACGAGAACATGTGGGATATGGGTGGCCTCAAAAACAAGATGCCAGTCACCTACTGGACGTTCCTCGCGGGCTCGCTCGCGCTGGCAGGCATCTTCCCGTTCGCAGGCTTCTGGTCGAAAGACGAGATCCTCTACGAGGCACTGATTCACGGCCTCAACGAGCCGCTCATCTTAGTGGGCTACGTCTTCGGTCTGCTCGCGGTGCCAGTCACTGCGTTCTACACCTTCCGGATGGTGTTCCTCACCTTCCACGGCAACGCACGCACTGAACTCGCTCGGAACCCCGAGCCGGTTCGCTGGAACGTCAAAGGACCGCTGTCGGTCCTCGGCGTGCTCGCCGCGGTCACTGGCATCATCAACATGGTGCCGGTCCAGAAGGTCCTCGGTATCGAGGGCATCGACTACCTCCACCTGTGGCTCGACAACGAGTGGGGCGGCATCGAGGGGCTTTCGTCGCACCACTACGCCGACATCGGCCCGTACAGTAGCAGCTACCTGTTCGGCGGCGAAGTCGGCACTGTCGTTGCTGGTGCGGCCGTCTCGCTTGGCCTCGCGGTCGCTGGCCTGCTGCTGGCATGGAAACTCTACAACGTTGCCGAGCCGGTCGAACACACCGACAAACTCGGCGGCGCAAAATCGCTGCTGTACAACAACTACTACCAAGACGAGTTCCAGATCTGGCTGGCCAACCGCACCCGAGGCGTCTCAGGTGGGGCCGACACCTTCGATCAGGGCGTCGTCGACGGCGTCGTCAACGGCGTCTCGTCGGTCAGCCTCCTGAGCGGTGACCGGATCAAACGCATCCAGACCGGGATCGTCGGCAACTACGCGCTGCTGCTCACGGTGAGCCTGACGGCGCTACTTGTTGCCTTCGCACTCTTGGGAGGGTGGTTCTGATGATTATTGAAGCACTACTCGCATTCACGTTCGCCGCCGCATTGCTCGTCATGGCCGTTCCGGACAAGTACGCCCACAAACTGGCCTTCGGGCTCAGTCTGGGGCCTATCGCCGGGGCGCTCTACATGTGGTCGAACTTCGAGGCCGGTGGCAACGCGCTCACCGGCGGCGATATCGCCTTCGAGACGATGGTTCCGTGGTTCGAAGCCGGGGGCTACACACTGCAGTGGTTCGTCGGCGTCGACGGGATTAGCCTGCCGCTGGTCATCCTGACGACGTTCCTCACGACGCTGGCAATCGTCAGCGCGTGGACGCCGATTGACGAGCGACAGAGCCAGTTCTACGGGCTGATGCTCCTGATGGAGGCCAACCTGATTGGCGTCTTTACCGCGCTGGACTTCTTCGTCTGGTTCGTCTTCTGGGAGGCCGTGTTGGTCCCGATGTACTTCCTCATCGGCGTCTGGGGCGGTCCACGCCGGAAGTACGCCGCGATCAAGTTCTTCGTCTACACCAACATCGCCTCGCTTGTCATGTTCATCGGCTTCATGACGTTGGTGTTCTCCCTGCCAGTGTCGACGTTCGGCCTGCCGGAGATCACCCAGTCGCTTGCAGCGGGTGAACTCACAGGCTTCTACGGACTGCCCGCAGAAACGCTGGCGTTGGTCGCCTTCGCGGCGATCTTCATCGGCTTTGCGGTCAAGGTACCGGTCGTCCCGGTCCACACGTGGCTGCCGGACGCTCACGTTGAAGCCCCGACACCGGTCTCCGTCATGTTGGCTGGCGTGCTCCTGAAGATGGGGACCTACGCCATGCTCCGGTTCAACTTTACCATGTTACCTGAGCAGGCAAGCACGTTTGCGATCCCGATTGCGATCATCGCGGTCGTCTCGGTGATCTACGGCGCAATGTTAGCACTCGCCCAGACGGACCTCAAGCGGATCGTCGCCTACTCCTCAGTGTCGTCGATGGGCTACGTCATCCTCGGACTCATTGCGTTCACCGAGTTCGGCATGGGTGGCGCGACGTTCCAGATGGTCGCCCACGGCCTCATCTCGGGGCTGATGTTCATGGCGGTCGGCGTCATCTACAACGCGACCCACACCCGAATCGTCGGCGACATGTCCGGACTGGCTGACCGAATGCCGGTTGCGGTCTGGATTCTCGTGGCCGGCGCGTTCGCCTACATGGGACTGCCGCTGATGGCTGGCTTCGCCGGGGAGTTCTTCATCTTCGTTGGCTCCTTCGGCTCTACGGCCCTGCCGTACGCACCGATCTTCACGGCACTGGCGATGTTCGGCATCGTCATCGTCGCCGGCTACCTCCTGCTGGCGATGCAGGACACGCTGTTCGGCCCGTTCCGACTTGAGACCGACTACGAGATCGGTCGCGCGCCGTTCCACGACGTCGCACCGCTCGTGGTGCTGCTCGGGGCGATCATCCTGCTCGGCGTCGCACCCTCGTTGTTCTTCGATATGATACTCGATGCAACCGTTCCGATCCTTGAGTTGACTGGAGGTGGGCTCTAATGAGCACGCTCCTACAGACCGAACCGACGAACTGGCTGTACGCTATCTGGTCGCTCCAGCCGACGGTGATTCTGGCAGTGACCGCACTGCTGGTGTTGGCCATCGACAGTCTCTGGCCGGATGCCCGCTCGAACACGACGCTGGCTATCACTGCAGCAGCCGGAACGCTCCTCTCGGTGGGCGTCACAGTCTGGTATCTCGTCGCAGGCACTGGTCAAGGCGCAACCGGTGGTGCGATCAGCCTGTTCAGTGA
This sequence is a window from Halohasta litchfieldiae. Protein-coding genes within it:
- a CDS encoding NADH-quinone oxidoreductase subunit B, whose amino-acid sequence is MSSDNQQPFVTDDSANVATDTREARLAGQDDRFNSRLREAFDSSPFILTKFDKFMNWVRGSSMFMLQFGIACCSIEMMHTYAVKHDLDRFGAGVPRASPRQADVIIIPGTIVSKFAPRMKRVYDQMPEPKFVVGMGSCTISGGPFQEGYNVVKGAEEVIPVDIHVPGCPPRPEALIYGVAKLQERIANGESAPVVVKPYELEQFGDLEQDEIVDQLSKEIDVDDLVMRYNWADSP
- a CDS encoding TetR/AcrR family transcriptional regulator; the protein is MSDEAPLDGEPADTHEAIMMATFAALQKHGYPGISIQRIADESDLTKSTFYHHFDGKDDILLSFVQYMRDYFERGYRIESAGDPVGDLKAYITISLGEYPAPEGTPDAGERIGTYLELRSQAIQNPAFREEFTEMSADLVDYLAEIIQTGIDAGVFRSVDPHRTAEFLSATLEGINLQQTTRTDEPVGLLREELESYIRSELLVDDAAF
- a CDS encoding complex I subunit 4 family protein; this translates as MIIEALLAFTFAAALLVMAVPDKYAHKLAFGLSLGPIAGALYMWSNFEAGGNALTGGDIAFETMVPWFEAGGYTLQWFVGVDGISLPLVILTTFLTTLAIVSAWTPIDERQSQFYGLMLLMEANLIGVFTALDFFVWFVFWEAVLVPMYFLIGVWGGPRRKYAAIKFFVYTNIASLVMFIGFMTLVFSLPVSTFGLPEITQSLAAGELTGFYGLPAETLALVAFAAIFIGFAVKVPVVPVHTWLPDAHVEAPTPVSVMLAGVLLKMGTYAMLRFNFTMLPEQASTFAIPIAIIAVVSVIYGAMLALAQTDLKRIVAYSSVSSMGYVILGLIAFTEFGMGGATFQMVAHGLISGLMFMAVGVIYNATHTRIVGDMSGLADRMPVAVWILVAGAFAYMGLPLMAGFAGEFFIFVGSFGSTALPYAPIFTALAMFGIVIVAGYLLLAMQDTLFGPFRLETDYEIGRAPFHDVAPLVVLLGAIILLGVAPSLFFDMILDATVPILELTGGGL
- the nuoK gene encoding NADH-quinone oxidoreductase subunit NuoK; protein product: MVVAMEYYLLLSSAIFCIGLFGVLTRRNALYFLMSVELMLNAANINLIAFSFYWGNLTGQTFALFAIALAAAEVAVGIGIILTLYRNFGDVDVMKAATMRW
- a CDS encoding complex I subunit 1/NuoH family protein; its protein translation is MVGPLQSEVVLLPERIANLLGLGGTLGEVVGALIGAFIVGNIMLAFTGVAGPWAKRKITAAFTDRIAVNRIGPFGLLIIVADSVRLLSKELIIPDGADRPSYDLAPIILPASALLGFSVIPMGSGIQLADPEAGLALVFAFASIASIALIMGGYASNNKYSLMGGLRAVAQNIAYEIPLIVTAMSVVVFAGSLQMSTIVAEQTSTLISLGGISIPAWYAFVNPFAFVLFLVANMAEIGRNPFDIPEAPTEIVAGYQTEYSSVYFVLFYLGEFLHVFLGGAIMATIFLGGPAGPVLPGFVWFVIKIWAFFLFTQWCRSALPRVRIDQLIEIGWKGMLVLSFANLVLTAIIVGVIA
- a CDS encoding NADH-quinone oxidoreductase subunit J is translated as MVYETIAFALFALMTVGFSLGVVLADDVFHASLLLGGALLSVAVHYVLLQAEFLAAMQILVYVGGVLILITFAVMLTRTDTETEVSNV
- a CDS encoding NuoI/complex I 23 kDa subunit family protein, with translation MIGLLKGMATTMKHALDGKTFTVEYPETAPEVSPRFRGVHKFSQERCIWCRQCENVCPNDTIQIVMDDQRNGEQYNLHIGQCIYCRLCEEVCPVDAILLTQNFEFTADTKDEFVYNKEQLKNVPWYKGIDPLNSRNPDRGAWIGEGDGEVDYQ
- a CDS encoding NADH-quinone oxidoreductase subunit A, with translation MSWIAIGALALVGIAIPLAMMAVSALLRPSVPEQGKTTTYESGEIPTGSGRVQLNIQYYMVALLFVVFDIETVMIFPWAVMYRSALEAGVPLSQALAPMLLFVGILVIGLVWAWRIGAVEWTRSLRAASRKTERQNT
- the nuoL gene encoding NADH-quinone oxidoreductase subunit L, encoding MVSASAYVPAIVLLPFVSFIVALFGGKYLPKRGAYGGIAATAGAFLLSLWVLVSVRNGAAFQETYYTWASGVGGQAWTLEFGALIDPLSSLMLVIVALIATLVHVFSLGYMNDEGERDLPRYYAGLGLFTASMLGFVIADNLLMAFMFFELVGLCSFLLIGFHFREPGPPSAAKKAFLVTRFGDYFFLVGVVAVFTTFGTAAFSGAESFPALAEAALAGTVDVWTPGNLGVMTWFTVIGLLVLGGVIGKSAQFPLHTWLPDAMEGPTPVSALIHAATMVAAGVYLVARMYGFYVLTPTTMGIIALVGGFTALFAATMGVVKKELKQVLAYSTISQYGYMMLALGSGGYVAAVFHLTTHAFFKALLFLGAGSVIIAMHHNENMWDMGGLKNKMPVTYWTFLAGSLALAGIFPFAGFWSKDEILYEALIHGLNEPLILVGYVFGLLAVPVTAFYTFRMVFLTFHGNARTELARNPEPVRWNVKGPLSVLGVLAAVTGIINMVPVQKVLGIEGIDYLHLWLDNEWGGIEGLSSHHYADIGPYSSSYLFGGEVGTVVAGAAVSLGLAVAGLLLAWKLYNVAEPVEHTDKLGGAKSLLYNNYYQDEFQIWLANRTRGVSGGADTFDQGVVDGVVNGVSSVSLLSGDRIKRIQTGIVGNYALLLTVSLTALLVAFALLGGWF
- a CDS encoding NADH-quinone oxidoreductase subunit D; its protein translation is MSMEFPDTSGVAEQTPEEIEALLGDLVIGRDDHLNAPGFVIKPDTVVDTLSRLRDDAGFDHLSCVTAQEYEDRFESIYHLTKFGDRTQEVSIVVPADKENPVSQSANEVFRTADWHEREAYDLVGIEYEEHPDHRRILLPETWQGHPLGMDYDQDQPQVVPLREHANPLLEDQKAEAESDGDTETMFLNIGPHHPATHGVLHIKTVLDGEQVVDLEPDIGYLHRCEEQVCQNSTYRYQIMPYPDRWDYISAGLLNEWAYARAAEDMADIEVPEYAQIIRTMGAELCRMAAHFLALGTFALDIYGDFTAIFMYSIRDRERVQNILEDLTGQRLMFNYFRLGGVVWDLPEPREEFFENTRDFLDELPTALEEYHDMITSNEILQMRTVGTGVLPKDVAKSYGATGPVARGSGIDYDLRRDDPYGYYDKLDWDVAVEDGCDNYSRLLVRMREVEESAKIVEQCIDLLEEWPEDERNIQANVPRTIKPDDDTEIYRAVEGAKGELGIYMRADGTEKPARFKIRSPCFSNLQTLPEMSNGEYVPDAIASLGSLDIVLGEVDR